Within the Streptosporangium album genome, the region GCGCTGGGCTTCGAGCCGTCTTACTCGATGCATCCGATCATCACCACGGCTGCCTCGACCGAGTGGATCTCCGGGGCGCGCGAGGAGGATTTCGGGATCGACCCGGACAAGGCCGTCGCTGCGATCGGTGAGCACCGGCCGGACGTGGTCTTCCTGACCTCGCCGAACAATCCGACCGGTACCGCGCTCGATCCGGCGGTGATCGCCCGGATCGTCGCGGCCGCGCCGGGTATGGTCGTGGTGGATGAGGCCTATTTCGAGTTCGCGCGCACCGGCACTCCGTCGGCGTTGACCCTGTTGCCGGAGAATCCCCGTCTCATCGTCACGCGGACCATGTCCAAGGCGTTCGCGATGGCGGGCACCCGGCTCGGCTATCTCGCCGCCCATCCGGCGGTGATCGAGGCGTTGCTCCTGGTCCGCCTGCCGTATCACCTGTCGACGCTCACCCAGACGGCGGCGCGGGTCGCGTTGGCCCACCGGGCTGAGCTGCTCGGTACGGTCGACGCGTTGCGAGCTGAGCGGGACGCCACCGTGGAGTGGCTGCGTGGCAGGGGGTTGGAGGTCGCCGACTCCGATGCCAACTTCGTGTTGTTCGGGCGCTTCGAGGATCGGCATGCGGTCTGGCGGGGTGTGCTGGAGCGCGGGGTGCTGATCCGTGAGGTGGGGCCGCCGGGGTGGCTGAGAGTTTCGATCGGAACGTCCGAGGAGATGGCGGCCTTCCGCGCCGCTTTGGAGGAGACCCTGTGAGCAGCATCGGTGGAGACGGTTCGGTCAGGCGTTTCGGCCGGGTCGAGCGGGTCACGAAGGAGACCTCGGTGCTGGTGGAGGTCGACCTCGACGGGAGTGGGCATGTCGAGGTGTCGACCGGTGTCGGGTTCTACGACCACATGCTGAACCAGCTGGGTAAGCACGGTCTGTTCGATCTGACCGTCAAGACCGAGGGTGATCTGCACATCGATTCCCATCACACGATCGAGGACACCTCGCTCGCCCTGGGAGCGGCGTTCCGTGAGGCGCTGGGTGACAAGTCGGGTGTCCGTCGGTTCGGTAGCGCGTCCTGTCCGCTGGACGAGGCGCTCGCGC harbors:
- a CDS encoding histidinol-phosphate transaminase: MKLEDLPIRDDLRGRSPYGAPQIDVPVRLNTNENPYGPSASLVTDLAEAVRHGAAGLNRYPDRDAVALRGELAGYLGHGLTVEQVWAANGSNEVLQQILQAFGGYGRSALGFEPSYSMHPIITTAASTEWISGAREEDFGIDPDKAVAAIGEHRPDVVFLTSPNNPTGTALDPAVIARIVAAAPGMVVVDEAYFEFARTGTPSALTLLPENPRLIVTRTMSKAFAMAGTRLGYLAAHPAVIEALLLVRLPYHLSTLTQTAARVALAHRAELLGTVDALRAERDATVEWLRGRGLEVADSDANFVLFGRFEDRHAVWRGVLERGVLIREVGPPGWLRVSIGTSEEMAAFRAALEETL
- the hisB gene encoding imidazoleglycerol-phosphate dehydratase HisB — protein: MSSIGGDGSVRRFGRVERVTKETSVLVEVDLDGSGHVEVSTGVGFYDHMLNQLGKHGLFDLTVKTEGDLHIDSHHTIEDTSLALGAAFREALGDKSGVRRFGSASCPLDEALAQVTVDLSGRPYLVHAEPEGMAPMIGAEYDTTMTRHILESFVAQAAICLHVRVPYGRNAHHIVEAQFKALARALREASELDPRASGVPSTKGVL